Proteins found in one Salmo salar chromosome ssa26, Ssal_v3.1, whole genome shotgun sequence genomic segment:
- the LOC106586997 gene encoding fibroblast growth factor 19 has protein sequence MTLAVTAVCMVSVCFAVGVVCLSLPDSGPHIANGWGQIVRLRHLYAAKHGLHLLINENGKVHGSPEQSSYSLVEIRPVDTGCVAIKGVAASQYLCMEGNGRLYASKTYMKDDCSFKENILPDGYNIYVSDKHGTLVSLGGSRQRLQGQDRGVPALSQFLPRVSTLPLDITTDLGLSAHPEQGPQSGLDMDTMDAFGKLSQISIQSPSFNKR, from the exons ATGACACTTGCAGTTACTGCAGTATGCATGGTCAGCGTGTGTTTTGCTGTTGGAGTTGTTTGTCTGTCACTGCCAGACTCGGGGCCTCATATAGCCAACGGATGGGGGCAGATTGTCCGGCTCAGACATCTGTATGCGGCCAAACACGGATTGCACTTGCTAATCAACGAGAATGGCAAGGTGCACGGATCTCCTGAGCAGAGCTCTTACA GTTTGGTGGAAATCCGACCTGTAGACACGGGCTGTGTCGCAATCAAAGGAGTAGCAGCCTCGCAGTATCTCTGCATGGAAGGGAATGGGAGACTGTACGCATCG AAAACCTATATGAAAGATGACTGCTCCTTCAAGGAAAACATCCTCCCAGACGGCTACAATATTTATGTCTCTGACAAGCATGGGACCCTGGTGAGCCTGGGTGGCAGCAGGCAGAGGCTCCAGGGGCAGGACAGAGGCGTTCCTGCCCTGTCCCAGTTTCTACCAAGGGTGAGCACCCTGCCCCTGGATATAACAACAGATTTGGGGTTGTCAGCCCACCCCGAGCAAGGCCCTCAGTCAGGCCTGGACATGGACACTATGGATGCCTTTGGGAAACTttcccagatctcaatccaaagCCCCAGTTTCAATAAGAGATGA